The sequence AGATTCTTTCACACTCATCAACACTATAAAGCTTGTTGGCCTGGACACCAAGCCAATGGAAGGGATTAAATCTATTTAAAACATTTACACTTCCAACATGATCTGCGTTATCCTCATATCTACATTCAGAACATCTAAAACTTTCCTGAGTTGTTCTATTATTTCTATCTATATTTCCACATTCAAGACAACTAAGCGATGTCCATTCACTATGAACTATATGTACTCTTATACCTCTCTTTTCTCCCTGTCTTAGAAGA is a genomic window of Caldisericum sp. containing:
- a CDS encoding transposase; protein product: MKYSRLIKLLNLSDVKNVLLRQGEKRGIRVHIVHSEWTSLSCLECGNIDRNNRTTQESFRCSECRYEDNADHVGSVNVLNRFNPFHWLGVQANKLYSVDECERISPKKVSRHYLRNILNQYYEAQGFLHHPVLPSEVNSGKSGQL